CTCACGCTGCTCGGTCGCTCAGCAAACGATCGAGTCCTACGCGATCAACACCAGCCGGGTTGGAACCAGCCCGGTTTTCCAAAGCAGTTGGAGGCCGCCGTGCCGGCTTGGTTCTCGCTCAGCACAGCCCGAACCTATCACCCGTCGCTCACGCGGCAACGGCGCGGGGTCAGGCCCCTGTGGGGTCCTCGCCCCGGTCCAGGGCCTTCCAGATGTCCTCGGGGCGGTCCGGGTCCACGGGCTTGGCCTTGCGCGGCCGGGGGGTGCCGTCGCGCTCGTAGCGGCCGGACATCGCGGGCCACAGCCGGCCGTAGCGCAGGGCGAGCAGTCCGGCGAGGAGGATGAGGGCGCCGCCGAGGGCCGCGACGTACGGCCAGGCGGTGTGCGTGAGCGCGGAGGCGGTCGCGGAGGTGTCGCCGGCCGCCTGCGCCGCCTTGTCGTCGAGCGCGGAGCTGTCGGTGGCGCCGAGGAGCGCCGCGGCGACGGTGCCAGCGCCGGAGAGCGCGAGCAGCCCGGCGACGAAGAGGCGCCCGGCCCTGCGGACCGCGAAGACGGCGACGAGCGCGGCGAGGCCCACTATGGCGAGGGCCGCGGGCACGCCCGTGACCTCGCTGCCCTTGGCGGCCAGCCGGTAGTCGCCGCCGGCCACCGCCACGGTCCCCGCCGACCAGCCCTGGCGGGAGGCGAGCAGCGCCACGGCCGCGCCGAGCGCCCCCGACAGCAGGGCGACGGCGAGGCTGCGGCGGGCTGACCGGGCGGGCGCGGCGGCCTCGGATCGGGGATGAGGTACGGCAGTCACGTACTCCACTATCGCCCGAAGCCCGGCCGAACCGTCACCCGGGGCCCCTTATCGACTCACCGGCTCACCGACACACCGACACACCGGCTCACCGACTCACCGACTCACCGACTCAGCCGGTTCGCCGTGTGCACCGCCCGCAGCACCGCGGCCGCCTTGTTGCGGCACTCGTTGTCCTCGGCGACCGGGTCGGAGTCGGCCACGATGCCCGCGCCCGCCTGCACGTACGCGGTGCCGTCGCGCAGCAGCGCCGTACGGATGGCGATGGCGGTGTCGGAGTCACCCGCGAAGTCGAGGTACCCGACGCAGCCGCCGTACAACCCGCGCCGGGAGGGCTCGAGTTCGTCGATGATCTGCATGGCACGGGGCTTCGGCGCGCCGGAGAGGGTGCCGGCCGGGAAGCAGGCGGTCAGGACGTCGAAGGCGGTGCGGCCCGCCGCGACCCGTCCGGTCACCGTCGAGACGATGTGCATCACGTGCGAGTACCGCTCGATGGACATGAAGTCCACGACCTCGACCGAGCCGGGCTCGCAGACCCGTCCCAGGTCGTTGCGACCCAGGTCGACGAGCATGAGGTGCTCGGCGCGCTCCTTGGGGTCGGCGAGCAGTTCGTCGGCGAGGGCCTGGTCCTCCTGCGGCGTGGCGCCGCGGGGCCGGGTGCCCGCGATGGGGTGGACCATCGCCCGGCCGTCCTCGACCTTCACCAGCGCTTCCGGGCTGGACCCGACGACGTCGAAGCCGTCGAAGCGGAACAGGTACATGTAGGGGGACGGGTTGGTGGCCCGCAGCACCCGGTACACGTCCAACGCGCTTGCCGTGCACGGCGTTTCGAAGCGCTGCGACGGTACGACCTGGAAGGCCTCGCCCGCGCGGATGCGCTCCTTGATGTCCTCGACGGCCTCCTGGAAGTCGGGGCCGCCCCACAGCGCGGTGTACTCGGGGAGTTCGGACGGCGGAAGGTGCGCCGGGGGCTGGGCGACCGGGCGCGAGAGGTCCGCCTCCATGGCGTCGAGGCGGGCCACGGCGTCCGCGTAGGCCTCGTCGACTCCCGTGTCGAGGTCGTTGTGGTTGATCGCGTTGGCGATCAGCAGGACCGAGCCCTCCCAGTGGTCCATGACCGCGAGGTCGCTGGTGAGGAGCATGGTCAGCTCGGGCAGCCTGAGGTCGTCCCGCTCGCCGGGGCCGATCTTCTCCAGGCGGCGCACGATGTCGTAGCCCAGATAGCCGACCATGCCGCCGGTGAAGGGCGGCAGACCGTCCTGGTGGGGCGTGTGCAGGGCCTCGATGGTGGCGCGGAGGGCGGCCAGCGGATCGCCGTCGACCGGGACGCCGACGGGCGGGACGCCGAGCCAGTGGGTCCGGCCGTCCTTCTCGGTGAGGGTGGCGGCGCTGCGCACACCGACGAAGGAGTAGCGAGACCATTGATACGCCGTACGGCCGTTCTCCGCGGACTCCAGCAGGAAGGTGCCGGGGCGCTCCGCTGCGAGCTTGCGGTAGAGCGCGACCGGGGTGTCGCCGTCGGCGAGGAGCTTGCGCGTGACCGGGATGACGCGGCGGTCGGTGGCGAGCTTGCGGAACGTCTCGAGGTCCATGGCGGCTGACCTTACTGATCCGCGGAGGGCGGGCCGGAATCGGCGTCCTTGAGCAGGACATCGGCGTCGAAGCACGTACGGTCGCCGGTGTGGCAGGCGGCGCCCACCTGGTCGACCTTGACCAGCAGGGTGTCGGCGTCGCAGTCGAGGGCGACGGACTTCACCCACTGGAAGTGCCCGGAGGTGTCGCCCTTGACCCAGTACTCCTGGCGGCTGCGCGACCAGTAGGTGCACCGGCCGGTCGTCAGGGTGCGATGCAGCGCCTCGTCGTCCATCCAGCCGAGCATGAGCACCTCACCGGTGTCGTACTGCTGGGCGATCGCGGGGAGCAGCCCGTCGGCGCTGCGCTTGAGGCGCGCCGCGAGCTCGGGGTCCAGGCCGCTGGGCCTACTGGGCGGAGGCGTGCTGGTCATGCCGACCATTGTGCCGCGCCGCACCGACATTCCCGGCCGCCGTCCAGTGGGCGGACCGTCCCCCCGGTCGTACGCTGACTGCATGTCGACCCATGCGAAGCGTGAACGACTTCTCCTCGCCGACCTGTTGGAGGCCACGGGCCCGGACGCCCCCACGTTGTGCGAGGGCTGGACCACCCGTGACCTGGCCGCGCACGTGGTGGTGCGCGAGCGCCGCCCGGACGCGGCCGGGGGCATCCTCGTCAAGCAGCTCGCGCCACGCCTGGAGCGGGTGATGGCCGAGTTCACCGAGAAGCCGTACGAGGAGCTGATCCAGCTCATCCGTACGGGCCCGCCGCGTTTCTCGCCCTTCCAGCTGAAGCAGATCGACGAGATGTCGAACACCGTCGAGTTCTACGTCCACACCGAGGACGTGCGCCGGGCCCGGCCCGACTGGACGCCGCGCGAGCTGGACCCGGTCTTCCAGGACGCGCTGTGGTCGCGGCTGGAGCGGACGGCCCGGCTGACCGGCCGCAGCGCGCCGACGGGCCTGGTGCTGCGCCGCCCGGACGGGCAGACGGCGGTCGCGCACCGGGGCACGCCGGTCGTGACGGTGACCGGCGAGCCCTCGGAGCTGCTGATGTTCGCGATGGGGCGGCAGCGGGTGGCGGACGTGGAGCTGGAGGGCGACAAGGACGCGGTCGCGAAGATGCAGGACGCGAAGCAGCTGGGGATCTGAGTCCGGCGGCTCACCGAGGGAGTTCGGCGCGGCGCAGGTCGCGGACGCCCAGGGCGACGATGCCGCCGAGGCCGCATACCGCGGCGCTGACGACGAAGACGGGGCCCGTGCCCCAGGCTCCGATCGCGGCGGCGCACAGCGGCATGCCGAGCGGCGCGATGCCGAGGCTGACGATGCCGCCGACCGAGCTGACCCGGCCGAGGTAGGCCGGGTCGGACTGGGTCTGCAGCAGGGCGCCGCACAACGCCCCGCTGAGCCCGGCGAGCAGCCCGACGAGCAGGGCGGTGCCGACGGCGGCGATCAGGGTCGGTACGTAGGCGAGAGCCCCGATCGCGACGGAGCCCGCCAGGATGGAGACGGCTGCCACCCATCCGGCGTGCGGCAGCCGTCCCCGTACGGTCAGTGCCAGCGCGGCCACGCCCGCGCCGGCGCCGAACCCGGCGAGCACCCAGCCCATGCCCGAGGCGCCCCAGCCGCGCTCGTCGGCCAGCAGGGTCAGGCCGATGTTGAGCGGGCCGACGAAGCCGAGGTCGCCGAGGGCGATGGCGAACATCAGCGGGGCGAGGACGCGGTGGCGGCGGACGTGGCGCAGACCGTCGCGGAGGTCTCGCCAGGGCGTTGCCTTCCCGGATACGGTCGTGTCGTCCGGGGGCAGGTCCCGCATGCGGACGAAGACGAGCAGCGGCACGGACACGGCGATCAACAGCCCGGCCAGGCCTTTCGCGTCTGGCGATCTTACGCGGCCCAGTCGCGCAGGAGTCGGGCGATCTCCGAGAGGTCGGCCTCGTCGCTGCGAATGTCGGAGACCAGCTTCGCCCAGTCGCCGGGTCGCGGATCGAGCGGCGTACCCGACGCCTCCATGTAAGCGCGGACACAGCCGATGCCGATCGACGCGTTGTAGTCCGTGAACGGCCTGAGTCTCAGCGCCGTGTGCAGGAACGTCGCCGCGCGCGTCGCGGCCTCCTCGTAGTAGGGCTCGCCCGCGACACGCTCGTACCTGTGCCGCTCGGCCATGCAGTGCAGGGCGCCCCAGTCACGGATGGGGGTGTTGGGCGGCGAGACCTCGACCTGCACGTTGAGGATCCAGCCCGCGTCTACATACATCGTCACCGCAGCCCCACCGGGAACCGCTCCTCGAAGTCCGCCATGATCTCCCGGGCGTACTTCGAGGCACCCTCCACGAACCGCTGCTTCTGCCGCCTCCGCACGACATCCTCAGTCAGTATGTCGTGCGCGAGCCGCTTGATCGAGACGCCCTGCTCCTTGGCCTCCGCGCGCAGCTCGGCCAGCTCTTCCTCGGTGAACTCGATCGTGATTCCAGGCATACGAGCAGCTTAGAGAGACAGCAACCTTGATCACTACCGCGTTCACTACCGCGGGCGGTACCTCGAACTAGCGAACGGGAAGCCCCGCCCCCCGCAGCGTCTCCTTCACCTCGCCGATCCGCAGGTCGCCGAAGTGGAACACGGACGCCGCCAGCACCGCGTCCGCGCCCGCGGCGATGGCCGGCGGGAAGTCGGCCAGCCTGCCCGCGCCGCCCGAGGCGATCACCGGGACCGTCACGTGCTTGCGGACGGCCGCGATCATCTCCAGGTCGTAGCCGTCCTTCGTGCCGTCCGCGTCCATCGAGTTGAGCAGGATCTCGCCCGCGCCCAGCTCGGCGGCCCGGTGCGCCCACTCGACGGCGTCGATGCCGGTGCCGCGACGGCCGCCGTGGGTGGTCACCTCGAACGAACCGGACTCGGTCCGCCGCGCGTCCACCGACAGGACCAGCACCTGGCGGCCGAAGCGCTCCGCGATCTCCCGGATCAGGTCCGGGCGGGCGATCGCGGCCGTGTTGACGCCCACCTTGTCGGCGCCCGCCCGCAGCAACTTGTCCACGTCCTCGGCCGTACGGACGCCACCGCCGACCGTCAGCGGGATGAACACCTGCTCGGCGGTGCGGCGCACCACGTCGTACGTCGTCTCGCGGTTGCCCGAGGACGCGGTGATGTCCAGGAACGTCAGCTCGTCGGCGCCCTCGGCGTCGTACACCTTGGCCATCTCGACGGGGTCACCCGCGTCGCGCAGGTTCTGGAAGTTGACGCCCTTGACGACCCGGCCGTTGTCCACGTCCAGGCAGGGGATGACTCGGACCGCCAGGGTCATGACTTCACGGCTCCTCTGAATGTTCTGCTTCTAGCCTCGGAAGGCTTCCAGTTCCACTTCGACCAGGATGCGCGGGTCGACGAAGCCCTCCACGACCAGCAGGGTCGCCACCGGGCGCACGGAGTCGAAGACCTCCTTGTGGGCCCGGCCCACGGCGTCCACGTCCCGCGCATGGGTCAGGTACATCCGCGTACGGATCACGGACTCGATCCCGAGCCCGAACTCACCGATCGCATCGACGGCGCTGGTGAACGCCACCTTCGCCTGCTCGTACGGGTCGCCCTCCCCGTACAGCACGCTGCCCTTGAAGGCCGACGTACCGGCCACCAGCACACGGTCGCCGGCCGCGACGGCGCGTGCGAAACCGAAAGACTCTTCCCAGGGACTCCCGCTCTGCACGCGCCGCACGGCATCGCTCATGACGACACAGCCTCCAAAGCCTCTTCCAGGGTGAACGCCTTCGCGTACAGCGCCTTCCCGACGATGGCGCCCTCCACACCGAGAGGTACCAGGCCGGCGATGGCACGGAGGTCGTCGAGCGACGACACGCCGCCGGAGGCCACGACCGGACGGTCCGTCGCCGCGCACACGTTCTTCAGCAGCTCCAGGTTCGGGCCCTGGAGGGTGCCGTCCTTCGCGATGTCGGTGACGACGTACCGCGCGCAGCCTTCCTTGTCGAGGCGCTCCAGCGTCTCGTAGAGGTCGCCGCCGTCGCGGGTCCAGCCGCGGCCGCGGAGCGTGGTGCCCCGGACGTCGAGGCCCACCGCGATCTTGTCTCCGTGCTCGGCGATGACCTTGGCGACCCACTCCGGGGTCTCCAGGGCGGCGGTGCCCAGGTTCACGCGCGTGCAGCCGGTGGCCAGGGCGGCGGCCAGGGTGTCGTCGTCCCGGATGCCGCCGGACAGCTCCACCTTGATGTCCATGGCCTTGGTCACCTCGGCGATCAGCGCGCGGTTGTCGCCGGTGCCGAACGCCGCGTCCAGGTCGACCAGGTGCAGCCACTCGGCGCCCGCCCGCTGCCAGGCCAGGGCGGCCTCCAGCGGGGAGCCGTAGGAGGTCTCCGTGCCGGACTCGCCGTGCACGAGGCGGACCGCCTGACCGTCGCGGACGTCGACGGCGGGGAGGAGTTCGAGCTTGGCCATGGTCTACAGGGTTCCGATCCAGTTGGTGAGCAGCTGCGCTCCGGCGTCGCCGGACTTCTCGGGGTGGAACTGCGTGGCCCACAGGGCGCCGTTCTCGACGGCCGCCACGAAGGGCTTGCCGTGCGTCGACCAGGTCACCTTCGGGGCGTGCATCCTTGAGTTGAGCGTCTCCATGGCCCAGTCGTGGACGGCGTAGGAGTGCACGAAGTAGAAGCGCGCGTCCGCGTCCAGACCGGCGAACAGCTCCGAGTCGGCCGGCGCCTCGACGGTATTCCAGCCCATGTGGGGCACGATGTCGGCCTGGAGCGGCTCGACCGAGCCGGGCCACTCGTCGAGGCCCTCGGTCTCCACGCCGTGCTCGATGCCGCGCGCGAACAGGATCTGCATGCCGACGCAGATACCCATCACGGGACGGCCGCCGGCCAGGCGACGCTCGATGATCCAGTCACCGCGCGCTTCCTTCAGGCCGTGCATGCAGGCGGCGAAGGCGCCGACACCCGGCACCAGCAGACCGTCCGCGTTCATGGCCTTGTCGTAGTCGCGGGTGATCTCGACGTCGGCTCCCGTGCGCGCGAGGGCGCGCTCGGCGGAGCGGACGTTGCCGAAGCCGTAGTCGAAGACCACGACCTTCCTGGGACCGCTCAATTCCACACCTCCAACCGGAGGATGCCCGCGACCAGGCACATCGCCGCGCCGATCGAGAGCAGCACGATGAGGCTCCTGGGCATCTGCTGCTTGGCGAAGGAGATGATGCCGCCGACGAGGAAGAGGCCGACGACGATCAGTACGGTGGACAGTCCGTTCATGGCTCTACAGCGCGCCCTTCGTGGAGGGAAGGATGCCGGCCGCGCGCGGGTCGCGCTCGCTCGCGTAGCGCAGTGCCCGCGCCAGCGCCTTGAACTGGCACTCGACGATGTGGTGCGCGTTGCGCCCGTACGGCACGTGCACGTGCAGCGCGATCTGCGCCTGGGCGACGAAGGACTCCAGGATGTGCCGGGTCATCGTGGTGTCGTACTCGCCGATCATCGGCGCCATGTTCTCGGGCTCGGTGTGCACGAGGTACGGGCGGCCCGACAGGTCGACCGTCACCTGGGCGAGCGACTCGTCCAGCGGGACCGTGCAGTTGCCGAAGCGGTAGATGCCCACCTTGTCGCCGAGCGCCTGCTTGAAGGCGGCGCCGAGCGCGAGGGCGGTGTCCTCGATGGTGTGGTGGGAGTCGATGTGGAGATCGCCCTCGGTCTTCACCGTCAGGTCGAACAGACCGTGCCGGCCGAGCTGGTCGAGCATGTGGTCGTAGAAGCCGACGCCCGTCGCGATGTCGGTCCTGCCGGTGCCGTCGAGGTCTATCTCGACGACGACCGACGTCTCCTTGGTGGTGCGCTCCACGCGTCCTACGCGGCTCATGCGCTCTGCTCCTTCGGGGGTGTGGGGGTGTCCCCCACAAAACTCAGTAGTTCACGGACCGCGTCGAGGAACGCGTCGTTCTCCTCCGGGGTTCCGGCGCTGACCCGCAGCCGGCCCGGTACGCCGTTGTCCCGGACCAGGACGCCCCGGTCGAGGATCTTCCGCCAGGCCTCGTGAGCGTCCGGGAAGCGCCCGAACTGCACGAAGTTCGCGTCGGACTCGGTGACCTCGTAGCCGATCGCGCGCAGTTCCGACACCAGCCGGTCCCGCTCCGCCTTGAGCTGCTCGACGTACTTCAGCAGGGTGTCGGTGTGCTCCAGGGCGGCCAGGGCCGTCGCCTGCGTGATCGCCGACAGGTGGTACGGCAGCCGTACGAGCTGGACGGCGTCCACAACCGCCGGGTGCGCGGCGAGATAGCCGAGGCGCAGGCCTGCGGCCCCGAACGCCTTCGACATCGTCCGCGAGACGACGAGATTCGGCCGACCTTCGATGAGCGGCAGCAGCGAGTCGCCGTGGCTGAACTCGATGTACGCCTCGTCCACGACGACCATCGACGGCTTCGCCGCCTGCGCGGCCTCGTACAGGGCGAGGACCGTCTCGGACGGAACCGCGTTGCCGGTGGGGTTGTTGGGAGTGGTGATGAAGACGACGTCGGGTCGGTTCTCGGCGATCGCCTTCTCGGCGGCGGCGAGATCGATGGTGAAATCGTCGTTGCGCGGGCCGGAGATCCAGCCGGTGCCCGTGCCGCGCGAGATGAGCGCGTGCATCGAGTACGACGGCTCGAAGCCGATCGCGGTACGCCCCGGTCCGCCGAAGGTCTGCAGCAGCTGCTGGATGACCTCGTTGGAGCCGTTGGCCGCCCAGACGTTCTCGACGCCGACCTGGTACTTGCCGGTCTTCGTCAGGTACTCGGCGAGCTTGGTGCGCAGTTCCACCGCGTCCCGGTCGGGGTAGCGGTTGAGGTCGCGGGCGGCCTCACGCACCCGCTCGGCGATCCGTTCGACCAGCGGCTCGGGCAGCGGGTACGGGTTCTCGTTGGTGTTCAGCCGTACGGGGACGTCCAGTTGGGGAGCGCCGTAGGGGGTCTTGCCGCGCAGTTCGTCCCGGACGGGGAGATCGTCGATTCCGAAGCTCACTTGCTCTCTGGCACCTTCCAACCGAACCTTGCCTTGATCGCCGCGCCGTGTGCCGGCAGGTCCTCCGCCTCCGCCAGCGTCACCACGTGGTGGGCGACCTCGGCCAGTGCGTCCTTCGTGTAGTCGACGATGTGGATGCCGCGCAGGAAGGACTGGACGGACAGACCCGAGGAGTGGCAGGCGCAGCCCCCGGTCGGCAGTACGTGGTTGGAGCCGGCGGCGTAGTCGCCCAGCGACACCGGCGCCCAGGGGCCGACGAAGATCGCACCGGCGTTGCGTACCCGGTCGGCGACCGCGGCGGCGTCGGCCGTCTGGATCTCCAGGTGCTCCGCGCCGTACGCGTCGACCACCCGGAGGCCCTCGTCGATGCCGTCGACCAGCACGATCGCGGACTGCTTGCCCGCGAGTGCCGGGCGGATCCGGTCCTCGATGTGTTTGGTGGCCCCGACCTGCGGCTCCAGTTCCTTCTCCACCGCGTCCGCGAGCTCGACGGAGTCGGTGACGAGCACGGCGGCCGCCAGCGGGTCGTGCTCGGCCTGGCTGATCAGGTCCGAGGCGACGTGCACCGGGTCGGCGGTCTCGTCCGCGAGGACCGCGATCTCGGTGGGACCGGCCTCGGTGTCGATGCCGATCTTGCCGGTGTAGTAGCGCTTGGCCGCGGCGACCCAGATGTTGCCGGGGCCGGTGACCATATTGGCGGGCGCGCAGGACTCGGTGCCGTGGGCGAACATCGCGACCGCGGTCGCGCCGCCCGCCGCGTACACCTCGTCGACGCCGAGCAGGGCGCAGGCGGCGAGGATCGTCGGGTGCGGCAGTCCCCCGAAGTCGGCCTGGGCCGGGGAGGCGAGGGCGATCGACGCGACGCCGGCCTCCTGCGCGGGCACGACGTTCATGACGACGGACGACGGGTAGACGGACCGTCCGCCCGGGGCATACAGGCCCACGCGCTCGACCGGCACCCACTTCTCGGTGACCGAGCCGCCGGACACGACCTGGGTGGTGTGCGTGGTGCGACGCTGTTCGCGGTGGACGAGGCGGGCGCGGCGGATGGACTCCTCCAGGGCCGCGCGCACGGCGGGGTCGAGCTGCTCCAGCGCGTCGCTGAGCGCCCGGGCGGGGACCCGTACGGATTCCAGCCGCACTCCGTCGAACTTCTCGGCGAAGTCGATCAGCGCCGCGTCGCCCCGATGATGCACGGCTTCGCAGATCGGACGCACCTTCTCGAGGGCGGCCTGAACGTCGAAGTCGGCTCGGGGCAGCAGGTCACGCAGGGCGGGCCCCTCGGGGAGGGCGTCGCCGCGCAGATCGATTCGAGAGATCACGGGGCCAATTCTCTCAGACGGCGATGCCCGGCCGGGCGTCCGTATCAGTGGCTGATACGGAGCGTGGGCGGGCGGACGGTCTCCGTGGCGAGGCGAACCAGTCGGGCGGTGCGCACGGCACCGGGGCAGGGGCGCCGGCCCGAACCGGTCCCGTGGTGCGCACGGCATGGCATCCGCCCGAGCCGCGGCCGGTGGCCCGCGCGGCGGATGGGAGTCGACCCCGGCCGGCCACGCGCGGCACCGGGCCGGACCGCGGGCCCGAACACGTGGGAGCGGCACCCGAGAGCGGACCGGTTCCGCACGGCGGGTAGCGGTCGGCCGGATTCCGCAGGTCCCGGTATGGCCGGATTCCGATAGCCGAAACGGCACCCGGAAGATCACCTTCACCAGTAGCGTTCGACCCGTCACACAGCGGGCATGAACGGTCGTACAAACCCGCGAGTAGTTGGGGGAGGAAGGAAGTGCCGTGACCGAGGGTGCCGGCATCCGCACCGGGGACCTGCCGGACGATCTGACCGCCGCCGAGGCCGGCATGTGGCAGGCCTTCCGCAACGGCAGCGTGTTCGACCTGCGCAGCGGGGACACGACCGTGGACGATCCGCACGGCGGCCACCCCTGGGGCCCCGAGCGCAGCGTGCGCGCGCGGATCGTGGCGTGGCTGCTCCTGGACGGGCCGCCCGCGCTGGCGGGACGGGTGTCCTCGCTGAAGCTGACCGGTGTGCAGATCATGGACACGCTGGATCTCGCGGGCGGCACGATCGTGCCGTACGTGGAGCTGAAGGGCTGCCGGTTCGAGAAGGAGATCCTGCTGCCGGAGGCCCGCTTCACGACCATACGGCTGGTGGACTGCTCGGTGCCTCGCCTGGAGGCCGCGCGGGTGCACACGGAGGGCGATCTGCATCTGCCGCGCTGCCGCTTCCACAACGGCGTACGGCTCACCGACGCGCACATAGGCACGGACCTGCTGCTCAACCAGGCCGTCGTCTACCGGGACCGGCGCGGCTGTTCGATCACCGCGGACGGGATGACGGTCGGACAGGACTTGCAGGCCGAGATGCTGGAGTCGCACGGCGAGCTGAGCCTGCGCGGCGCCAAGGTCGGTGTCTCGCTGAGTCTGCGCGGCGCCCGGCTGACCAACCCCTATACCCGGCTGGCGCTGAACGCCCCTCAGCTGACGGTGGAGCGGACGCTGTATCTGACCCCGGCGGGCGTCGGCAATCCGCTGCTGACCAGCGGCACCACGCCCGCCCGCGGGACGCGGGTGCAGCGGTTCGAGTGCCGGGGCGGAATCCGGCTGGACGACGGACGGTTCGGGGACGCGGTCGACCTGGAGCAGGCCCGGTTCGTCCTCGCCGACGACCAGGAGGTGTCGCTGCGCCGGGTCCAGACGCCCGAGCTGCGCTTCCTGGGCGAGCGGCCCGAACACGGCAGGGTGATCCTGTCGGGCGCGCGGACCGTGAACCTGGTCGACCGCTGGACGAGCTGGCCCGGCCTCGGCAACCTGCACATGGGCGGCTTCACCTACGAGAACCTCGTGCCGCAGGACGCCTTCCCGCTCGCCCGGCGCCTGGAGTGGGTGGCCGCGGCGACCGCCGAGTACAACCCGGAGCCGTACGAGCGGCTGGCGACCGTGCTGCGCAGTTCCGGGGAGGACGAGGACGCGCGCGAGGTGCTGCTCGCCAA
The Streptomyces sp. CGMCC 4.7035 DNA segment above includes these coding regions:
- the hisD gene encoding histidinol dehydrogenase is translated as MISRIDLRGDALPEGPALRDLLPRADFDVQAALEKVRPICEAVHHRGDAALIDFAEKFDGVRLESVRVPARALSDALEQLDPAVRAALEESIRRARLVHREQRRTTHTTQVVSGGSVTEKWVPVERVGLYAPGGRSVYPSSVVMNVVPAQEAGVASIALASPAQADFGGLPHPTILAACALLGVDEVYAAGGATAVAMFAHGTESCAPANMVTGPGNIWVAAAKRYYTGKIGIDTEAGPTEIAVLADETADPVHVASDLISQAEHDPLAAAVLVTDSVELADAVEKELEPQVGATKHIEDRIRPALAGKQSAIVLVDGIDEGLRVVDAYGAEHLEIQTADAAAVADRVRNAGAIFVGPWAPVSLGDYAAGSNHVLPTGGCACHSSGLSVQSFLRGIHIVDYTKDALAEVAHHVVTLAEAEDLPAHGAAIKARFGWKVPESK
- a CDS encoding oxidoreductase, translating into MTEGAGIRTGDLPDDLTAAEAGMWQAFRNGSVFDLRSGDTTVDDPHGGHPWGPERSVRARIVAWLLLDGPPALAGRVSSLKLTGVQIMDTLDLAGGTIVPYVELKGCRFEKEILLPEARFTTIRLVDCSVPRLEAARVHTEGDLHLPRCRFHNGVRLTDAHIGTDLLLNQAVVYRDRRGCSITADGMTVGQDLQAEMLESHGELSLRGAKVGVSLSLRGARLTNPYTRLALNAPQLTVERTLYLTPAGVGNPLLTSGTTPARGTRVQRFECRGGIRLDDGRFGDAVDLEQARFVLADDQEVSLRRVQTPELRFLGERPEHGRVILSGARTVNLVDRWTSWPGLGNLHMGGFTYENLVPQDAFPLARRLEWVAAATAEYNPEPYERLATVLRSSGEDEDAREVLLAKQRRRRETLPFAAKLWGYAQDWTVAYGYRPGRAAVWMAVLWAAASIAFSHASHPPVDKDAHPPWNPSLFALDLLLPVIDLGQAGQWQLRGGWQWVSTAVILLGWILATTVAAGATRLLRRG